AGGAACATAGACAAGCACAAACACAAAGGCAAGCACAGCAATAATAGCAATAATTAAGAAAGTAGGACCGGTGCCTACAGCTGCAGCAACCGACAGAAATGACTGTGCCACAATGAGATTTGAGACCCAATTCACAGTGGCAGACATGCCTCCACATGTCCCTCTGTATTCTTCAGGGTACACTTCTGAGTTAACAGTCCAAGGCACAGTTCCCATCCCTGGGGAGAAGAAACCAATGTATAGCGCCAAACCAATAACTGCAAGCCACCCATACATACCACTTCCAGATGATTGTTTAAGAAATGACAAGGCCAAGATGATCAGAGATGCTATTACCCCTCCCAAGCTAAACAGGGCCAATTTTCTCCGCCCTGCATGGTCTATAAGGTAAATGCCAAGAACTGTTCCGGCCGCATTCATGGCAGCAACTACGAGAGAGAGGAGAAGAGCCAACTCGTTAGAGTGAAAGCCGGCCATTTGGACAATTGTTGGGCTGTAGTACATCACTGTGTTGATGCCTGTGAATTGCTGAAATGCCTGTACAACTATGGATGGTATAAGAAAACACTTCATTTTGCATGCTCAAAGTAAGAACATAGCCCCTCATTATGTTTACAATCGAGTATCATCGCGACTGATACTTTGTATTGAATGAATGCCAACAAGCAAAGgataatgaaatgaaaacacAAAGATGACAGACATGCGATTTTTCTCATCACACAGTTCATCCTATCAATATAAAATAGTGGAAAAGATATTACTCAAGAAGAGAGGGTTCGAGTTATGAATGCATACCTATAAATAATTCAAGCAAAAATCAacttgaaaaaagaaaggacCATACAAGACTAATGATACTAACTAATGTAGTCACAACACAAGTCTCTTATGCCTATCAACCTTTTAATAGCAAGGAACGTTCACCACCGTTCTTCCAATACGAGAAAAGTTATGTTTTGCTACCATATTGCCTCCAAATATGAAGTTTTTCTTACCTGCAATCCGGCTCCAGCAAGTAATGCAAGTCtaatttcttttgatttgaaaaCATCCCGATATCTGATATTATCACTTCTTTGGTGGTCTCTCTCCGATTGAGTAGTAAGTAAATTAACTTCATCCTCTAAACGAGCAAAGTCATAGATCTTAGCTAGCACGGTAACGGCTTCCTCTTCCCTATTCTGCACACACATGAAagaaaagatttatataaaagaaaaagcttTCAAACCTaaacataaaacaattataCAACCTTTATAAAGAGCCATCTGGGGGACTCCGGCAGTAAGAGCATGAGGAAAAACTGAACTACTGCTGGCACACCTGAAACTCCCAACATCCACCGCCACGTTCCTGGGACCTGCTTGATTAAGAATACGGGTAGTCATTGAAATAATACCCTCAACTCAAACAGGAACATGATATTTTGAGCTAAAACATTTTCCCTGTAGTGAACTATGCTTTGCCTATTTTCTTTGTCTTATATCGAGGGGGATAGAGACGTTCGCAATTTCACATTAATTCTATTAGAAATATACATTGTAAACAAGAAGAAACACCAACTACATTGGAGAAAAGTGAAAGAGGAGTGATGGAATTCAAATCACTGGTGGAAAAATCTCACATGGAAGAAACTGAATTTTACCCTTTTATGGTGCATGGACTTGTTAAATTGGATACAAAACAAAGCTGGATAGTTGACATTATTGCTATTTCATGAGAAGTGAATAAAAACAAAGCATGGAAAATGAACCTGTGTAAAAGCAAGATTTATGAGATAGGAAAGAAACTGTCCACCAGTTATCATGAGCACATTTGTGCTTACTAATGCTCCCCTTATTTCTGAAGGTGACAATTCTGCAATATAAACAGGAGCCGTAACAGAAGCTATACCCACACCTAAACCAACAAAAAGACGGCCAAGTATGAGAACATAAGGATCCGGAGCAGCAGCCATGACAATTGCTCCCAGAGTAAAGATAACATCTGCAGTGACAGTTGCCTTCTTTCTTCCATAAGCATCATTAATCCAACCACCTGCTGCTGCCCCAACAATCGCACCCGCCAGTGCCATGCTGACAATTGTTTCCTGCAACTCAATACAATTAGACAGATCTAATGACAATCAGCCAACTGTTTTTTTCACCCATTTGAATTTCATATATAAAGTTCATTTTGTGATACATAACCACCCTAAAGTTTTATTCAGAACGAAAAATTCATCTTTTGTGTGCTCCCGTTATGATCTTTAATGGATAACACACCAATCACTAAAAGAAACCAGCTCCATCCTCTTAATTTACATTCCTCTGAAGTGTCAGTAGAAATGATAGAACCAATAGAACAGAACAGAGAATTCACTCATGCCTTTTAGCCCTAGCTCTCAACCTAAATTACTATTTAATTCAACTGACATACCCAGGGACAGTGCAGGATTGATAGGTTAGGGTGGAGGGGAACAGATGAATTTTTATGAAGCATTTTTGCTCTTTACACCAGTAAATTATCAGAGATATTATTCACCATGAGATCCCTCTCAGTGTTCTTGATCTCACTCTCCTCCTTTTGACAAGATTAAAACCATGCAATTGACTCATGTTTCCAAAGCCTGTAGAATTAATAACTGCAAAAAATCTTGAATTCAAGTCTAGTTTCAATGATTTCTAATGGTGACTTCCCTAAACGTTTATTAGAAAAGCCAGGCGGGTCTTTTCTTTTAACAGTCTATGCAGAGGGAGCAACAAAGGTGACTCCATGGTGGTTTGATTTCATGACTTACAATGCTttaaattatgcagaaaaataaaccaGTGCCTTGCATGCTACAGATCACAAACAAATTAGACCACAGGCGTACAAGGAGAAGATACCAATTTCATAGATTCATTTTATATTGTTCACTGGATACATAATTGCTCTTGTAGATGGTAAGCCAAATGCTTCAATGGTGCTGCCATTGAGAAGAACGGGAATGAAACGGGGTATATGAGATGACAATACCCATATGCGAGCTGCACGCAATGATGGTGGCACAAAAGTAACTGCAgccaaaaactttttcttcaatcCAACTTTGAGGGATGGGGGTGTGGGGTATGCATCACATTATGAAAGCTTGGgtttaaaatgttttagttAGTGTATTTTAATCagacaaatatatttatagcaAAAAAATCTGAAACCCATTTCAgaagagagaaattaaaaagcAGGCATTGCCGCAGGAACCACTAAAACTTAAAGCAGAGAAACTAATTGTAGAACCACAATAACAACTGACATTGCcgagtagaaaaaaaaaatcaaattccaCCAGTAGCATTCTTGATTTTGTACGAATTcaatggtttagggtttagggatatAGGTATTGGCACAGTACCTGTAGAAAATTGCTGTGTCTGACGGCTTCAAAATCATCTTTAATATAGAGAAGGGCCCCTGATATAACTCCTGCAATGATATAAAATGTCATTCTCCGgtgaagaaaaaacataatactaaaataaaattagaataaattagTCTGGAAGTAGGTACCTGTGTCGTAGCCAAAGAGTAATCCACCAATGCTAGCGACAGCAGTGAGTCCTACAATGTAAGGGTTTTTAAAGACGGAGACTTTCCTCTCTGGGAACATGTCCAGATACCCTGAGCTTCCAGGAATGGAATGGGTTATTGTCGTGATGGTCATGTTGCCGTGTGCGTGTGGTGCCCAAAAAGGTGGAATCTTGATCCCCCAGATGAGGGTGAGACCAAATCACAAACACTTGGAAGTCACTCCAATCTCTGACATGGGTTTCTTAATTTCACTTCTACTTGCTTGGGAATGGAAACTTGTTTTCTGCTTTGCATGTTGTTGTCTGGTGTGGTCCacttgtatattattatttccaTCTATCTCTGCGCTGTTCTTATCATCTGACTCTGATACTATTATGCACCTCTCCTCTGTCTAATCCACTTTCAATactaatttattactttttaaccATTCCCTCACGCTTAACCAAACTCTTTAAGAGTATTTATATTTGGATTAGGAATAGACTGCAAGGAgtgaacaaagaaagaaaataagaaaaagacaaTGAAATTGTGAGATTGTTTAAATTAAGGAAACACGTTTCTTTTTTTTGGAAAGTAATGAGAAAGTTTATGAACTATTATGAGTAACTAAATTAACGTAGTTtgttaaaattatcttttaattgaaaatatggtcaaataaatttattaccattatcttatattttaattttcattttatttttattaataatatttttatataattttattattattttttagtaatattactaaacattattgttattatatacatttattttcttgttggtatcattaaacattatttttatatttaacatttaatatgGTTAATTATATGAGGTTGACTTTAGAGTAAACACAAAAAAAGGACACAATTTTTCTTACACATAAgcttttttatttagatattagtttatattttgttaatgtttattgtaaatttatttgatgtacTGAAACCAAATTTATCTTCAAGCTAAAAGaattctaaattataaatatcaagaacaatttcataagatatatatatataatccatttaattgtaattcaagttgattttccttttttttactaaaaaaattatgaaaataacaattaaaatattcaattatttcaattgtttattcatatattaaaaacacaataattactgaatttattttaagtttgtaGATATTATTTGTTTTCGTGGACCCAAaggaatatttaattaattactctAAAAAGTGTAAGactgttaataatattttttattttaattgactcaattatcatatgttttttgaaataagtacatgatatttttttttattgacacaatacataaataacttaaatatatttcctgaaataaaaacaataaaatattattattcagttatttaaaatagaatacttatattttcagaaacatattctattttttttttataccaaaAGTAGTGTACATATACATACATTAGAGGGACATATGTACACGTGAAATGAAATAGATGTAATTAAGAAAACGACAGTGTCCTAAGATTGGTTTTGAGTTCCCTGAGCAAGAAGCATCTGCGAGTCAGCATTCTTGCCCCAAGCTCTCTCCTTCCATATCAGTCCGACTTCATCAAAGGTCAATCCTTTAGTCTCTGGAACATGTAATACCACAAACACAAAGGCAAGAACTGTAATGGCAGCAAGAACCAAGAAAGTGGAACCTGTCCCTATGCCATCTGCAACTGAAAGAAAGCTCTGAGACACAATCAAATTTGAAACCCAACATACAGTGGCTGACATGCCCCCACAGATTCCTCTATATTCCTCTGGATATATCTCTGAGTTCATAGTCCATGGCACAGGTCCCATTCCTGGGGCGAAAAAACCAATGTACAGGACTAAACCCAACACTGCAAGCCATCCATAATGTTCTTTTGACGattggtttaaaaatgaaaCAGACAAGATTATCAAAGAACCAAACACCCCTCCTAAGCTACAAAGAGCCAACTTCTTCCGACCGGCGTGGTCTATTAGGTATATGCCAAGAATTGTTCCGGCGGCATTCATGGCAGCAACTAAAAGGGACAGTAGAAGAGCCAACTCATTAGACCGGAAACCAGCCATTTGGACTATTGTTGGGCTGTAGTACATCACCGTGTTTATACCTATGAACTGCTGGAAAGCCTGCACAATCATCCAACCCATGTTAGAAAGATGGTGAATTTCATTCATCGATTCAACAGTTAAAATGGGTTTTCTTTTATGTTACCTGAAGTCCAGCTCCAACAAGAAATGCCAGTCTGACTTCTTTTGATCGAAAAACATCCCCAAATTTTATGTTCTTCCTTCTTTGGCGTTCTTGCTCTGACAAAGCCGTTAAGAAATCAACTTCATCCTCCAAGCGATCGATGTCATAAATCTTGGAAAGCACATCAACAGCTTCATTTTTCCTGTTCTGCACAAG
This genomic interval from Vigna radiata var. radiata cultivar VC1973A chromosome 8, Vradiata_ver6, whole genome shotgun sequence contains the following:
- the LOC106771975 gene encoding inositol transporter 1, which translates into the protein MTITTITHSIPGSSGYLDMFPERKVSVFKNPYIVGLTAVASIGGLLFGYDTGVISGALLYIKDDFEAVRHSNFLQETIVSMALAGAIVGAAAGGWINDAYGRKKATVTADVIFTLGAIVMAAAPDPYVLILGRLFVGLGVGIASVTAPVYIAELSPSEIRGALVSTNVLMITGGQFLSYLINLAFTQVPGTWRWMLGVSGVPAVVQFFLMLLLPESPRWLFIKNREEEAVTVLAKIYDFARLEDEVNLLTTQSERDHQRSDNIRYRDVFKSKEIRLALLAGAGLQAFQQFTGINTVMYYSPTIVQMAGFHSNELALLLSLVVAAMNAAGTVLGIYLIDHAGRRKLALFSLGGVIASLIILALSFLKQSSGSGMYGWLAVIGLALYIGFFSPGMGTVPWTVNSEVYPEEYRGTCGGMSATVNWVSNLIVAQSFLSVAAAVGTGPTFLIIAIIAVLAFVFVLVYVPETKGLTFDEVELLWKQRAWGNNPQYAQNLLQNANHS
- the LOC106771530 gene encoding inositol transporter 1 isoform X1, producing MTTTRRQSAPGSSGYLDVYPDRKISFFKNPFILGLTAVAGIGGLLFGYDTGVISGALLYIKDDFEAVRQSNFLQETIVSMAIAGAIVGAATGGWINDVYGRKKATLIADVIFILGAIGMAAAADPTVLILGRLLVGLGVGVASVTAPVYIAEASPSEIRGSLVSTNVLMITGGQFLSYLVNLAFTRVRGTWRWMLGVSAVPAVVQFFLMLSLPESPRWLVMKNRKNEAVDVLSKIYDIDRLEDEVDFLTALSEQERQRRKNIKFGDVFRSKEVRLAFLVGAGLQAFQQFIGINTVMYYSPTIVQMAGFRSNELALLLSLLVAAMNAAGTILGIYLIDHAGRKKLALCSLGGVFGSLIILSVSFLNQSSKEHYGWLAVLGLVLYIGFFAPGMGPVPWTMNSEIYPEEYRGICGGMSATVCWVSNLIVSQSFLSVADGIGTGSTFLVLAAITVLAFVFVVLHVPETKGLTFDEVGLIWKERAWGKNADSQMLLAQGTQNQS
- the LOC106771530 gene encoding inositol transporter 1 isoform X2 — encoded protein: MTTTRRQSAPGSSGYLDVYPDRKISFFKNPFILGLTAVAGIGGLLFGYDTGVISGALLYIKDDFEAVRQSNFLQETIVSMAIAGAIVGAATGGWINDVYGRKKATLIADVIFILGAIGMAAAADPTVLILGRLLVGLGVGVASVTAPVYIAEASPSEIRGSLVRGTWRWMLGVSAVPAVVQFFLMLSLPESPRWLVMKNRKNEAVDVLSKIYDIDRLEDEVDFLTALSEQERQRRKNIKFGDVFRSKEVRLAFLVGAGLQAFQQFIGINTVMYYSPTIVQMAGFRSNELALLLSLLVAAMNAAGTILGIYLIDHAGRKKLALCSLGGVFGSLIILSVSFLNQSSKEHYGWLAVLGLVLYIGFFAPGMGPVPWTMNSEIYPEEYRGICGGMSATVCWVSNLIVSQSFLSVADGIGTGSTFLVLAAITVLAFVFVVLHVPETKGLTFDEVGLIWKERAWGKNADSQMLLAQGTQNQS